A stretch of Phragmites australis chromosome 12, lpPhrAust1.1, whole genome shotgun sequence DNA encodes these proteins:
- the LOC133886755 gene encoding adagio-like protein 3 isoform X1 has product MFDAADRGVVAVKRMRLWKEEEGEGEEVLEEEEEEEEEGMEVDGEEEEGWVWGAPAAGEQRAAAIVVADAAEADFPVIYVNAAFEAATGYRAHEVLGRNCRFLQFRDPHAQRRHPLVDPMVVSEIRRCLDEGIEFQGELLNFRKDGAPLYNRLRLIPMHGDDGSVTHVIGIQLFSEANIDLSNVSYPVYTQQSNHRPSIQDLNSASHEHAPKIQSSDYCCILQLSDEVLAHNILSRLSPRDVASIGSVCTRMHELTKNDYLRKMVCQNAWGRDVTVRLEMSTKMLGWGRLARELTTLEAASWRKFTVGGRVEPSRCNFSACAVGSRLVLFGGEGVNMQPMDDTFVLNLEAARPEWRRVKVSASPPGRWGHTLSWLNGSWLVVFGGCGQQGLLNDVFILDLDAQQPTWREVASEGPPLPRSWHSSCTLDGSKLVVSGGCTESGVLLSDTFLLDLTKEKPAWREIPTSWSPPSRLGHTLSVYGKTKLFMFGGLAKSGSLRLRSSDAYMMDVGEDSPQWRQLATTGFPNISPPPRLDHVAVSLPCGKIIMFGGSIAGLHSPAQLFLLDPAEEKPTWRILNVPGQPPKFAWGHSTCVVGGTRVLVLGGHTGEEWILNELHELCLASRPDEDE; this is encoded by the exons ATGTTTGACGCTGCGGATCGTGGAGTCGTGGCGGTGAAGCGGATGAGGCTgtggaaggaggaggaaggtgaaggggaggaggtgttggaggaggaggaggaggaggaggaggaagggatgGAGGtggacggggaggaggaggaaggctgGGTGTGGggggcgccggcggcgggggagcagagggcggcggcgatcgtggtggcggacgcggcggaggcggaCTTCCCCGTCATCTACGTCAACGCCGCCTTCGAGGCCGCCACGGGGTACCGCGCCCACGAGGTGCTCGGACGCAACTG CCGATTCCTTCAATTTCGGGATCCACATGCGCAAAGGAGACACCCCCTTGTTGATCCCATGGTTGTTTCAGAGATTAGGCGATGCCTTGATGAAGGGATTGAATTCCAAGGTGAGTTGCTGAATTTCCGGAAAGATGGTGCTCCGCTTTACAACAGGCTAAGGCTCATTCCAATGCACGGGGATGATGGCTCTGTGACACATGTTATTGGAATCCAGCTATTCTCCGAAGCTAACATTGATCTCAGCAACGTATCATATCCAGTGTATACACAACAGTCTAACCACAGGCCCAGCATTCAAGATCTGAACTCAGCTTCTCATGAACATGCTCCTAAAATCCAAAGTTCAGACTACTGTTGTATTCTCCAACTATCAGACGAAGTTCTTGCACACAACATATTATCTCGCCTGTCACCAAGAGATGTTGCATCCATTGGATCAGTCTGCACTCGAATGCATGAACTAACCAAAAACGATTACCTGAGGAAGATGGTTTGCCAGAATGCATGGGGAAGAGATGTCACTGTGAGGCTTGAGATGAGCACCAAGATGTTAGGATGGGGTCGTCTTGCAAGAGAGCTGACAACCCTTGAGGCAGCCTCATGGAGGAAGTTCACAGTTGGAGGACGTGTTGAGCCTTCACGGTGCAACTTCAGTGCATGTGCTGTTGGTAGCCGCCTCGTCCTTTTTGGAGGGGAGGGGGTAAACATGCAGCCTATGGATGACACATTTGTGCTTAACCTGGAGGCTGCTAGGCCAGAATGGCGCCGTGTCAAGGTTTCTGCCTCCCCACCTGGTCGGTGGGGGCACACTCTATCATGGCTGAATGGCTCATGGCTGGTAGTATTTGGAGGCTGCGGACAGCAAGGTTTGCTCAACGATGTCTTCATCCTTGACCTTGATGCTCAGCAGCCTACTTGGAGGGAGGTTGCAAGTGAGGGACCCCCACTACCACGGTCTTGGCACAGTTCATGCACCTTGGACGGTTCAAAACTTGTTGTCTCAGGAGGGTGCACCGAGTCTGGTGTTCTTCTCAGTGACACCTTCCTTCTTGACCTCACCAAGGAAAAACCTGCATGGAGGGAGATTCCTACATCCTGGTCACCGCCATCCCGCCTTGGCCACACCTTGTCTGTTTATGGTAAGACTAAACTATTTATGTTTGGTGGGCTGGCAAAGAGTGGCTCGCTCCGGCTGCGCTCCAGTGACGCCTACATGATGGATGTTGGTGAAGACAGTCCTCAATGGAGGCAGTTGGCGACAACGGGGTTTCCGAATATTAGCCCACCTCCAAGGCTTGATCATGTCGCCGTGAGCCTGCCTTGCGGAAAGATCATCATGTTTGGTGGCTCAATTGCCGGGCTGCATTCTCCAGCACAGCTGTTCTTGCTTGATCCCGCCGAGGAAAAACCGACATGGAGGATCCTGAATGTCCCTGGGCAGCCTCCGAAGTTCGCCTGGGGACATAGCACCTGTGTGGTTGGTGGCACCAGGGTCCTAGTTCTGGGAGGCCACACCGGGGAGGAGtggatcctgaacgagctccaTGAGCTCTGTCTCGCAAGCAGGCCCGATGAAGACGAATGA
- the LOC133886755 gene encoding adagio-like protein 3 isoform X2, producing the protein MVVSEIRRCLDEGIEFQGELLNFRKDGAPLYNRLRLIPMHGDDGSVTHVIGIQLFSEANIDLSNVSYPVYTQQSNHRPSIQDLNSASHEHAPKIQSSDYCCILQLSDEVLAHNILSRLSPRDVASIGSVCTRMHELTKNDYLRKMVCQNAWGRDVTVRLEMSTKMLGWGRLARELTTLEAASWRKFTVGGRVEPSRCNFSACAVGSRLVLFGGEGVNMQPMDDTFVLNLEAARPEWRRVKVSASPPGRWGHTLSWLNGSWLVVFGGCGQQGLLNDVFILDLDAQQPTWREVASEGPPLPRSWHSSCTLDGSKLVVSGGCTESGVLLSDTFLLDLTKEKPAWREIPTSWSPPSRLGHTLSVYGKTKLFMFGGLAKSGSLRLRSSDAYMMDVGEDSPQWRQLATTGFPNISPPPRLDHVAVSLPCGKIIMFGGSIAGLHSPAQLFLLDPAEEKPTWRILNVPGQPPKFAWGHSTCVVGGTRVLVLGGHTGEEWILNELHELCLASRPDEDE; encoded by the coding sequence ATGGTTGTTTCAGAGATTAGGCGATGCCTTGATGAAGGGATTGAATTCCAAGGTGAGTTGCTGAATTTCCGGAAAGATGGTGCTCCGCTTTACAACAGGCTAAGGCTCATTCCAATGCACGGGGATGATGGCTCTGTGACACATGTTATTGGAATCCAGCTATTCTCCGAAGCTAACATTGATCTCAGCAACGTATCATATCCAGTGTATACACAACAGTCTAACCACAGGCCCAGCATTCAAGATCTGAACTCAGCTTCTCATGAACATGCTCCTAAAATCCAAAGTTCAGACTACTGTTGTATTCTCCAACTATCAGACGAAGTTCTTGCACACAACATATTATCTCGCCTGTCACCAAGAGATGTTGCATCCATTGGATCAGTCTGCACTCGAATGCATGAACTAACCAAAAACGATTACCTGAGGAAGATGGTTTGCCAGAATGCATGGGGAAGAGATGTCACTGTGAGGCTTGAGATGAGCACCAAGATGTTAGGATGGGGTCGTCTTGCAAGAGAGCTGACAACCCTTGAGGCAGCCTCATGGAGGAAGTTCACAGTTGGAGGACGTGTTGAGCCTTCACGGTGCAACTTCAGTGCATGTGCTGTTGGTAGCCGCCTCGTCCTTTTTGGAGGGGAGGGGGTAAACATGCAGCCTATGGATGACACATTTGTGCTTAACCTGGAGGCTGCTAGGCCAGAATGGCGCCGTGTCAAGGTTTCTGCCTCCCCACCTGGTCGGTGGGGGCACACTCTATCATGGCTGAATGGCTCATGGCTGGTAGTATTTGGAGGCTGCGGACAGCAAGGTTTGCTCAACGATGTCTTCATCCTTGACCTTGATGCTCAGCAGCCTACTTGGAGGGAGGTTGCAAGTGAGGGACCCCCACTACCACGGTCTTGGCACAGTTCATGCACCTTGGACGGTTCAAAACTTGTTGTCTCAGGAGGGTGCACCGAGTCTGGTGTTCTTCTCAGTGACACCTTCCTTCTTGACCTCACCAAGGAAAAACCTGCATGGAGGGAGATTCCTACATCCTGGTCACCGCCATCCCGCCTTGGCCACACCTTGTCTGTTTATGGTAAGACTAAACTATTTATGTTTGGTGGGCTGGCAAAGAGTGGCTCGCTCCGGCTGCGCTCCAGTGACGCCTACATGATGGATGTTGGTGAAGACAGTCCTCAATGGAGGCAGTTGGCGACAACGGGGTTTCCGAATATTAGCCCACCTCCAAGGCTTGATCATGTCGCCGTGAGCCTGCCTTGCGGAAAGATCATCATGTTTGGTGGCTCAATTGCCGGGCTGCATTCTCCAGCACAGCTGTTCTTGCTTGATCCCGCCGAGGAAAAACCGACATGGAGGATCCTGAATGTCCCTGGGCAGCCTCCGAAGTTCGCCTGGGGACATAGCACCTGTGTGGTTGGTGGCACCAGGGTCCTAGTTCTGGGAGGCCACACCGGGGAGGAGtggatcctgaacgagctccaTGAGCTCTGTCTCGCAAGCAGGCCCGATGAAGACGAATGA